In a single window of the Streptomyces sp. NBC_00091 genome:
- a CDS encoding TauD/TfdA family dioxygenase, with the protein MTTLSLSRTAPLSLRVTPGAPTRVAARPAAGLEQTCHWLSASRGALRAALAESGALLLRGLPLHDPADFARIRDALFTERTAYREKATPRSDFGDDVFSSTDLPSAQPIRPHNENSYTLTFPGRLLFGCLIAPEQGGATPVTDVRQVLRNLPEDLVRRFRATGWRLTRSYSDHLSVDWRTAFATDSRDEVERYCAANRISCSWQPDGTLRTAQVRPAVIRHPHTGEEVWFNHAAFWNQWALDAELRQVLLDELGPDGLPFDTSFGDGTPLTEEQVAAIDRAYDAATVREDWRPGDVLLVDNLLTAHGREAYRGERRILVAMGDPVALSDCRPSTESAGFPS; encoded by the coding sequence ATGACCACCCTGTCCCTCTCCCGCACCGCCCCCCTCAGCCTGCGGGTCACCCCCGGCGCCCCCACCCGGGTCGCCGCCCGCCCGGCCGCCGGCCTCGAACAGACCTGCCACTGGCTCTCCGCCTCCCGCGGGGCCCTGCGCGCGGCCCTCGCCGAAAGCGGCGCGCTCCTCCTGCGCGGCCTGCCCCTGCACGACCCGGCCGACTTCGCCCGCATCCGCGACGCCCTGTTCACCGAGCGCACCGCCTACCGGGAGAAGGCCACCCCGCGCAGCGACTTCGGCGACGACGTCTTCTCCTCCACCGACCTGCCGTCCGCGCAGCCGATCCGCCCCCACAACGAGAACAGCTACACCCTCACCTTTCCCGGCCGGCTGCTCTTCGGCTGCCTGATCGCCCCCGAACAGGGCGGCGCCACCCCCGTCACCGACGTCCGGCAGGTGCTGCGCAACCTCCCCGAGGACCTCGTGCGCCGCTTCCGCGCCACCGGCTGGCGGCTGACCCGCTCCTACTCCGACCACCTGTCCGTCGACTGGCGGACCGCCTTCGCCACCGATTCGCGCGACGAGGTCGAGCGCTACTGCGCCGCGAACCGGATCAGCTGCTCCTGGCAGCCGGACGGCACCCTGCGCACCGCCCAGGTACGGCCCGCCGTCATCCGCCACCCGCACACCGGCGAGGAGGTCTGGTTCAACCACGCCGCGTTCTGGAACCAGTGGGCCCTGGACGCCGAGCTGCGCCAGGTGCTCCTGGACGAACTCGGCCCCGACGGGCTGCCCTTCGACACCTCCTTCGGCGACGGCACCCCGCTCACCGAGGAGCAGGTCGCCGCCATCGACCGCGCGTACGACGCCGCGACCGTACGGGAGGACTGGCGCCCCGGCGACGTCCTGCTCGTCGACAACCTCCTGACCGCCCACGGCCGGGAGGCCTACCGGGGCGAGCGCCGCATCCTGGTCGCCATGGGCGACCCCGTGGCCCTGTCCGACTGCCGCCCGTCCACCGAGAGCGCCGGATTCCCCTCATGA
- a CDS encoding TauD/TfdA family dioxygenase: MSAPTAAPRRPAPPAHPGHFEGNTHTRLAVCPLGPAAVADPAAWATENLPSLLGVLRRHGALLLRGFPTDPARFEELAAAIGGPPLDYTERSTPRSTVAGRVYTSTAYPPDQTIPLHNESSYASRPPGTVYFLCAEAAPTGGATPIADGRAVLRLLPPDLVDRFRAGVLYTRVYREGLGLSWQEGFQSEDPHEVEERCRAAGIAFEWTGDGALRTRHHRPALVTDPAGGAEAWFNQAHLFHSSALEPEVREALLEMYGEQDLPRNAYFADGTPIPDADLAAVRAAYDEAAFAFPWQEGDLLILDNLLVAHGREPFTGPRQVLVAMTGPAGGNRP; the protein is encoded by the coding sequence GTGAGCGCCCCCACCGCCGCACCCCGGCGCCCCGCCCCGCCCGCCCACCCCGGCCACTTCGAGGGCAACACCCACACCCGCCTCGCCGTCTGTCCGCTCGGCCCGGCCGCCGTGGCCGACCCCGCGGCCTGGGCCACCGAGAACCTCCCCTCGCTGCTGGGCGTCCTGCGCCGGCACGGCGCGCTCCTCCTGCGCGGCTTCCCCACCGACCCCGCCCGCTTCGAGGAACTCGCCGCGGCCATCGGCGGCCCGCCGCTCGACTACACCGAACGCTCCACCCCCCGCAGCACCGTCGCGGGCCGCGTCTACACCTCCACCGCCTACCCGCCCGACCAGACCATCCCGCTGCACAACGAGAGCTCGTACGCGTCCAGGCCGCCCGGCACCGTCTACTTCCTGTGCGCCGAGGCCGCCCCCACCGGCGGCGCCACCCCCATCGCCGACGGCCGCGCCGTGCTGCGGCTGCTGCCCCCCGACCTCGTCGACCGCTTCCGGGCCGGCGTCCTCTACACCCGCGTCTACCGCGAAGGCCTCGGCCTGTCCTGGCAGGAGGGCTTCCAGAGCGAGGACCCGCACGAGGTCGAGGAGCGCTGCCGGGCCGCCGGCATCGCCTTCGAATGGACCGGCGACGGCGCGCTGCGCACCCGCCACCACCGCCCCGCGCTCGTCACCGACCCCGCCGGCGGCGCGGAGGCCTGGTTCAACCAGGCCCACCTCTTCCACTCCTCCGCCCTCGAACCCGAGGTCCGCGAGGCGCTGCTGGAGATGTACGGGGAGCAGGACCTGCCGCGCAACGCCTACTTCGCGGACGGCACGCCCATCCCCGACGCCGACCTCGCCGCCGTGCGCGCCGCCTACGACGAGGCCGCCTTCGCCTTCCCCTGGCAGGAAGGCGACCTCCTGATCCTCGACAACCTGCTGGTCGCCCACGGCCGGGAGCCCTTCACCGGGCCCCGCCAGGTCCTCGTGGCGATGACCGGCCCGGCCGGAGGGAACCGACCGTGA
- a CDS encoding phenylalanine 4-monooxygenase has protein sequence METGTTAVTVGHEPGKGRTVLAARPLEEGETVVEGTVTGTSAVQTRMSFQKDWDLHIDLDEPAQLINHSCAPNTGIVDNARGGYDFVALRPIAPGEEITWDYDTTEWEITSFADCLCGADECRGRPRGHRHHPAAPGVPTAAYLGSGRLHPVELPPDHPGFADRAYRRRRAAIAAAAEAHRPGRPAPHVSYTEEEEATWRTALTRLGDLHTHLAAPEFLDAARALDLPADRIPQLDEVSVRLTALTGFRLEPAPGLVPLRRFYGSLADSCFRATQYLRHTARPLYSPEPDVLHELVGHANALAHPRFAALYRLAGQAAARMESGQGLDLVSKVFWFTLESGVLAAPDGPRAYGASILSSSGELGQFRGAEIRRLDIDSVARAEYDITAYQSVLFQADSMDHLEDTAGAFWADCDDDTVARLCAVSA, from the coding sequence GTGGAAACCGGAACAACCGCAGTGACCGTCGGCCACGAGCCCGGCAAGGGGCGCACCGTACTGGCCGCGCGACCCCTCGAAGAGGGCGAGACCGTCGTCGAGGGCACCGTGACCGGTACCTCGGCCGTCCAGACCCGGATGTCCTTCCAGAAGGACTGGGACCTGCACATCGACCTCGACGAGCCCGCACAGCTCATCAACCACTCCTGTGCCCCCAACACGGGCATCGTCGACAACGCCCGGGGCGGCTACGACTTCGTCGCCCTGCGCCCCATAGCCCCGGGCGAGGAGATCACCTGGGACTACGACACCACCGAATGGGAGATCACCTCCTTCGCCGACTGCCTGTGCGGAGCCGACGAGTGCCGCGGCCGCCCCCGCGGCCACCGCCACCACCCCGCGGCCCCCGGCGTGCCCACCGCCGCCTACCTGGGCAGCGGCCGCCTCCACCCCGTCGAACTGCCCCCGGACCACCCCGGGTTCGCCGACCGGGCCTACCGGCGCCGGCGCGCCGCGATCGCGGCGGCCGCCGAGGCCCACCGCCCCGGCCGGCCGGCCCCGCACGTCTCCTACACCGAGGAGGAAGAGGCCACCTGGCGCACCGCCCTGACCCGGCTCGGCGACCTCCACACCCACCTCGCCGCCCCCGAGTTCCTCGACGCCGCCCGCGCCCTGGACCTGCCCGCCGACCGCATCCCGCAGCTCGACGAGGTCAGCGTCCGGCTCACCGCCCTCACCGGCTTCCGGCTGGAGCCCGCCCCCGGCCTCGTACCGCTGCGCCGCTTCTACGGCTCCCTCGCCGACTCCTGCTTCCGCGCCACCCAGTACCTGCGCCACACCGCCCGGCCCCTGTACTCCCCGGAGCCCGACGTCCTGCACGAACTGGTCGGGCACGCCAACGCCCTGGCCCACCCGCGGTTCGCCGCCCTGTACCGGCTCGCCGGGCAGGCCGCCGCCCGCATGGAGAGCGGACAGGGCCTCGACCTCGTCTCCAAGGTCTTCTGGTTCACCCTCGAATCGGGCGTGCTCGCCGCGCCGGACGGGCCCAGGGCCTACGGCGCGAGCATCCTGTCCTCCTCCGGGGAGCTCGGCCAGTTCCGCGGCGCCGAGATCCGCCGCCTCGACATCGACTCCGTCGCCCGCGCCGAGTACGACATCACCGCCTACCAGAGCGTCCTGTTCCAGGCCGACTCCATGGACCACCTCGAAGACACCGCCGGTGCCTTCTGGGCCGACTGCGACGACGACACCGTCGCCCGGCTGTGCGCGGTGAGCGCGTGA
- a CDS encoding non-ribosomal peptide synthetase has product MTTASAAPYASAPAPAAAPDPGRLFAAAVARDPGRTAVVAPDRSLTFAELDTASARAAAGLLARGAGRGTRVGIALPRGADLVVALLAVWRAGAAYVPLDPAYPEAHRLRIAREAGLHHVLHELPAPGEEGAADWAAVHPLETAYVIHTSGTTGRPKGVEATRGGVARLMAALAASGTHGPGPATVAWNASTSFDASVQQWTRVCRGDTLVLLDDETRADPERLAATLRAHAVTDLDATPSHWATLHDRLTDRAAHEPPLRLHLGGEQVPAALWQRIAEATARGVLEAVNLYGPTEFTVDATAAPVLGPDPHAGRPLPGIRVYVLDARLRRLPAGETGEVYLAGDRPARGYAGRPAATAERFTADPWQADGSRMYRTGDRGRLRPDGTLELLGRTDRQVKLRGLRIEPGEVEAALAGHPSVAAAAVEPRGETLTAYWLPAPGTGTDPAPLRAHLADRLPAHLVPAAFQAVSPWPLAPGGKLDRAALPTAPPPPHPGTGPDAGPDTGPDEELRTPAERLVAEVWSTVLGRDAVRAGDDFFALGGHSLMALRVVARVRAELGVTLPTKDVYRHPRLRDLAAHVTTLAGPAE; this is encoded by the coding sequence ATGACCACCGCATCCGCAGCCCCGTACGCGTCCGCCCCCGCGCCGGCCGCCGCCCCCGATCCCGGGCGGCTGTTCGCCGCGGCCGTCGCCCGCGACCCCGGCCGCACCGCCGTCGTCGCCCCCGACCGCTCCCTCACCTTCGCCGAACTGGACACCGCGTCCGCCCGGGCCGCCGCCGGCCTGCTGGCCCGGGGCGCCGGACGCGGCACCCGGGTGGGCATCGCCCTGCCGCGCGGAGCCGACCTGGTCGTGGCCCTGCTCGCGGTCTGGCGCGCGGGCGCCGCCTACGTCCCCCTGGACCCGGCCTACCCCGAGGCCCACCGCCTGCGCATCGCCCGCGAAGCCGGCCTGCACCACGTACTGCACGAGCTGCCCGCACCGGGCGAGGAGGGCGCCGCCGACTGGGCCGCCGTCCACCCGCTGGAGACGGCGTACGTCATCCACACCTCCGGCACCACCGGCCGCCCCAAGGGGGTCGAGGCCACCCGCGGCGGGGTCGCCCGCCTGATGGCCGCCCTCGCCGCCTCGGGCACCCACGGGCCCGGCCCCGCCACGGTCGCCTGGAACGCCAGCACCTCCTTCGACGCGTCCGTCCAGCAGTGGACCCGCGTGTGCCGGGGCGACACCCTCGTCCTCCTCGACGACGAGACCCGCGCCGACCCGGAGCGGCTCGCCGCCACCCTGCGCGCCCACGCCGTCACGGACCTCGACGCCACCCCCTCCCACTGGGCCACCCTCCACGACCGCCTCACCGACCGGGCCGCGCACGAGCCGCCGCTGCGCCTGCACCTCGGCGGCGAACAGGTCCCGGCCGCCCTCTGGCAGCGCATCGCCGAGGCCACCGCCCGCGGAGTCCTGGAGGCCGTCAACCTCTACGGGCCCACCGAGTTCACCGTCGACGCCACCGCCGCCCCCGTCCTCGGCCCCGACCCGCACGCCGGCCGCCCCCTGCCCGGCATCCGCGTCTACGTCCTCGACGCACGCCTGCGCCGGCTGCCCGCCGGGGAGACCGGCGAGGTGTACCTGGCGGGCGACCGCCCCGCCCGCGGCTACGCCGGCCGCCCCGCCGCCACCGCCGAACGCTTCACGGCCGACCCCTGGCAGGCCGACGGATCCCGCATGTACCGCACCGGCGACCGCGGCCGGCTCCGCCCGGACGGCACCCTCGAACTCCTCGGCCGCACCGACCGCCAGGTCAAACTGCGCGGCCTGCGCATCGAACCCGGCGAGGTCGAGGCCGCCCTGGCCGGCCACCCCTCGGTCGCCGCGGCCGCGGTGGAACCGCGCGGGGAGACGCTCACCGCCTACTGGCTGCCCGCCCCCGGCACCGGCACCGACCCCGCACCGCTGCGCGCCCACCTGGCGGACCGGCTGCCCGCGCACCTGGTCCCGGCCGCCTTCCAGGCGGTCAGCCCGTGGCCGCTGGCCCCCGGCGGCAAGCTCGACCGCGCCGCCCTGCCCACCGCGCCCCCGCCGCCGCACCCCGGGACCGGCCCGGACGCGGGCCCGGACACGGGCCCGGACGAGGAGCTGCGGACCCCGGCCGAGCGGCTCGTCGCCGAGGTCTGGTCCACCGTCCTGGGCCGGGACGCCGTCCGGGCCGGCGACGACTTCTTCGCCCTCGGCGGGCACTCCCTGATGGCCCTGCGCGTGGTGGCCCGCGTCCGCGCCGAACTCGGCGTCACCCTCCCCACCAAGGACGTCTACCGCCACCCCCGCCTGCGCGACCTGGCCGCGCACGTCACCACCCTGGCCGGACCGGCCGAGTAG
- the zapE gene encoding cell division protein ZapE yields the protein MREFEHAAQQAGFVLDDAQRQAALRLGELGAEVTRRRGLLRRNPAPPRGVYLWGSVGRGKSWLTTTFYEALPLRNKRRLHFHDFFREFHAAYYRHRGDRRVTDLAVTELLGDCRFLVFDEFHVHDAGDAMLIGRVLRSILDQKITLLTTSNYPPAGLLPNPVFHEMFEPTIKMLEETMDVVELGGGRDYRAEYASGAARSEFERGAYVWPGTGEQLAEQGLSLPEAAERRPVEVSGGRTVPALAVRGDLVWFDFHDLCDQPNSTGDYLAVVDRFPRWVLSGLPRLAGENRDAAQRFANLIDVLCDRDVRLVLVGEAPLDDVLRGETLPLDVNRTASRLSLLSATADSDAH from the coding sequence ATGCGGGAGTTCGAACACGCCGCCCAGCAGGCCGGATTCGTGCTGGACGACGCCCAGCGGCAGGCCGCCCTCAGGCTCGGCGAACTCGGCGCGGAGGTGACGCGGCGACGGGGACTGCTGCGCCGCAACCCCGCACCACCGCGCGGGGTGTACCTGTGGGGGTCGGTCGGCCGCGGCAAGAGCTGGCTGACCACCACCTTCTACGAGGCCCTGCCGCTGCGGAACAAGCGCCGGCTGCACTTCCACGACTTCTTCCGCGAGTTCCACGCCGCGTACTACCGCCACCGCGGCGACCGCCGGGTCACCGACCTCGCCGTCACCGAACTCCTCGGCGACTGCCGCTTCCTCGTCTTCGACGAGTTCCACGTCCACGACGCCGGTGACGCGATGCTGATCGGCCGGGTGCTCAGGTCGATCCTCGACCAGAAGATCACCCTGCTCACCACCTCGAACTACCCTCCGGCCGGACTGCTCCCCAACCCGGTCTTCCACGAGATGTTCGAGCCCACGATCAAGATGCTCGAAGAGACCATGGACGTGGTCGAGCTCGGCGGCGGACGCGACTACCGGGCCGAGTACGCATCCGGCGCGGCCCGCTCCGAGTTCGAGCGCGGGGCGTACGTCTGGCCCGGCACCGGCGAGCAGCTCGCCGAGCAGGGCCTGAGCCTGCCCGAGGCCGCCGAACGCCGGCCGGTGGAGGTCAGCGGCGGCCGCACGGTGCCCGCGCTGGCGGTCCGCGGCGACCTGGTCTGGTTCGACTTCCACGACCTGTGCGACCAGCCGAACTCGACCGGCGACTACCTGGCCGTGGTGGACCGCTTCCCCCGCTGGGTGCTCTCCGGCCTGCCCCGCCTGGCCGGGGAGAACCGGGACGCGGCCCAGCGGTTCGCCAACCTGATCGACGTGCTCTGCGACCGGGACGTACGCCTCGTCCTCGTCGGAGAGGCACCGCTCGACGACGTACTGCGCGGCGAGACCCTGCCGCTCGACGTCAACCGGACCGCGAGCCGCCTGTCGCTGCTGTCCGCCACGGCCGACTCCGACGCGCACTGA
- a CDS encoding thioesterase II family protein, with product MTHDTVVIRPLDRPGARRTLVCLGFCGGGTAAYRDWARAVPEDTDLALVCYPGREGRFAEDHAPTWDALVADAADAVRAAARTPYVLFGHSMGGWVAFEAAVRLERAGLGPRALVVSSCNAPSGGVTERDQFPAGRDTDAQLLDWMRTAGLLPDYVLGDPDLTAMAVELMRADIRVRDDYRYVPGVRVQAPLQVLHGASDPVVDPAGAARWRELTTGAAEVTALPGGHFYTPGDWAVLPRHIAALRAVAAH from the coding sequence GTGACGCACGACACCGTGGTGATCAGACCACTGGACCGCCCCGGCGCCCGCCGCACCCTGGTCTGCCTCGGATTCTGCGGCGGCGGCACCGCCGCCTACCGGGACTGGGCCCGCGCCGTGCCCGAGGACACCGACCTCGCCCTGGTCTGCTACCCGGGCCGCGAAGGCCGCTTCGCCGAGGACCACGCCCCCACCTGGGACGCCCTCGTCGCGGACGCCGCCGACGCGGTACGGGCCGCCGCGCGCACCCCGTACGTGCTGTTCGGGCACAGCATGGGCGGCTGGGTCGCCTTCGAGGCCGCCGTCCGCCTCGAGCGCGCGGGGCTGGGCCCGCGGGCGCTCGTCGTCTCCTCCTGCAACGCGCCCAGCGGCGGAGTCACCGAACGCGACCAGTTCCCCGCCGGCCGGGACACCGACGCCCAGCTCCTCGACTGGATGCGCACCGCGGGCCTGCTGCCCGACTACGTCCTGGGCGACCCCGACCTCACCGCCATGGCCGTCGAGCTGATGCGCGCCGACATCCGGGTCCGCGACGACTACCGCTACGTCCCGGGCGTCCGCGTCCAGGCCCCCCTCCAGGTACTGCACGGCGCGTCCGACCCCGTCGTCGACCCGGCCGGGGCCGCCCGCTGGCGCGAGCTCACCACGGGCGCCGCCGAGGTCACCGCCCTGCCCGGCGGCCACTTCTACACCCCCGGCGACTGGGCGGTCCTGCCCCGCCACATCGCCGCCCTGCGGGCCGTCGCCGCCCACTGA